The following coding sequences lie in one Oncorhynchus nerka isolate Pitt River linkage group LG14, Oner_Uvic_2.0, whole genome shotgun sequence genomic window:
- the LOC115140967 gene encoding cytotardin-like isoform X2, producing MNISGNSLVLTLRTRVTANESTLEELKKENAGQAAELSDLKNRVTTSESQVADLKNRVTTSESQVAELKNRVTTSESQVADLKNRVTTSESQVAELKNRVTTSESQVADLKNRLTTSESQVAELKNRVTTSESQVADLKNRVTTSESQVAELKNRVTTSESQVADLKNRVTTSESQVADLKNRVTTSESQVAELKNRLTTSESQVAELKNRLTTSESQVAELKNRVTTSESQVAELKKENAALEARLSVAESQVEELRLDRRQVAFSVGLTDSGYVGPFQTEITLVYEKIFTNIGNGYDTNSGGC from the exons ATGAACATTTCTGGAAATTCACTTGTGTTAACCTTGAGGACCAGAGTGACAGCCAATGAGAGCACGCTGGAGGAACTGAAGAAAGAGAATGCAG GCCAAGCAGCAGAACTGTCAGACTTGAAGAACAGAGTGACAACCAGTGAGAGCCAGGTGGCAGACTTGAAGAACAGAGTGACAACCAGTGAGAGCCAGGTGGCAGAGTTGAAGAACAGAGTGACAACCAGTGAGAGCCAGGTGGCAGACTTGAAGAACAGAGTGACAACCAGTGAGAGCCAGGTGGCAGAGTTGAAGAACAGAGTGACAACCAGTGAGAGCCAGGTGGCAGACTTGAAGAACAGATTGACAACCAGTGAGAGCCAGGTGGCAGAGTTGAAGAACAGAGTGACAACCAGTGAGAGCCAGGTGGCAGACTTGAAGAACAGAGTGACAACCAGTGAGAGCCAGGTGGCAGAGTTGAAGAACAGAGTGACAACCAGTGAGAGCCAGGTGGCAGACTTGAAGAACAGAGTGACAACCAGTGAGAGCCAGGTGGCAGACTTGAAGAACAGAGTGACAACCAGTGAGAGCCAGGTGGCAGAGTTGAAGAACAGATTGACAACCAGTGAGAGCCAGGTGGCAGAGTTGAAGAACAGATTGACAACCAGTGAGAGCCAGGTGGCAGAGTTGAAGAACAGAGTGACAACCAGTGAGAGCCAGGTGGCAGAGTTGAAGAAAGAGAATGCAG CCCTGGAGGCAAGATTGAGTGTCGCTGAGAGCCAGGTGGAGGAACTGAGGCTAG ACAGAAGACAGGTGGCCTTTTCTGTTGGTTTGACGGACTCAGGATATGTGGGACCCTTTCAAACTGAGATCACTCTGGTCTATGAAAAAATCTTCACCAACATTGGCAACGGTTACGACACCAACTCTG gaggctgctga
- the LOC115140967 gene encoding spindle assembly abnormal protein 6 homolog isoform X3, protein MDQIDQNILFTTIDAVWDELNHLRLMLNNTKKRVEKLENKNTVLEARVTASQSQVVELKKENTALEARMTASESQVDEVKKENAVLEARVTASESRVTELKKENAALEARLTASESQLKDLKGKNADLEARVTTSENQVEDLKKEIADQAALMLSLGSRLTALQSQMAELKKENADQAAELSALENTVTASESQVAELMAKNAALEARVTVSESHVAELKGKNAALEARVTASERQVEELEKENADQAAQLLSLGSRVTTLQSQVAELKKANAALEARVTASENQVAELMGKNTALEAKSVSQ, encoded by the exons ATGGATCAGATTGACCAGAACATTCTATTCACTACCATAGATGCTGTCTGGGATGAGCTGAATCACCTGAGACTCATGCTGAACAACACAAAGAAACGAGTAGAGAAGttggagaataagaacacag TCCTGGAGGCCAGAGTGACAGCCAGTCAGAGCCAGGTGGTGGAACTGAAGAAAGAGAATACAG CGCTGGAGGCCAGAATGACAGCCAGTGAGAGCCAGGTGGACGAAGTGAAGAAAGAGAATGCAG TCTTGGAGGCCAGAGTGACAGCCAGTGAGAGTCGGGTGACGGAACTGAAGAAAGAGAATGCAG CCCTGGAGGCCAGATTGACAGCCAGTGAGAGCCAGCTGAAGGATCTGAAGGGGAAGAATGCAG ACCTGGAGGCCAGAGTGACAACCAGTGAGAACCAGGTGGAAGACTTGAAGAAAGAGATTGCAG ACCAAGCAGCACTAATGTTATCCTTGGGAAGCCGACTAACAGCCCTTCAGAGCCAGATGGCAGAACTGAAGAAAGAGAATGCAG ATCAAGCAGCAGAGCTGTCAGCCCTGGAGAACACAGTGACAGCTAGTGAGAGCCAGGTGGCAGAGCTGATGGCCAAAAATGCAG CCCTGGAGGCCAGAGTGACAGTCAGTGAGAGTCATGTGGCAGAGCTGAAGGGAAAGAACGCTG CCCTGGAAGCCAGAGTGACAGCCAgtgagagacaggtggaggagctgGAGAAAGAGAATGCAG ACCAAGCAGCACAACTGTTATCCTTGGGAAGCAGAGTGACAACCCTTCAGAGCCAGGTGGCAGAACTAAAGAAAGCGAATGCAG CCCTGGAGGCCAGAGTAACAGCCAGTGAGAACCAAGTGGCAGAACTGATGGGAAAGAATACAG CCCTGGAGGCCAAGAGTGTCAGTCAGTGA
- the LOC115140967 gene encoding cytotardin-like isoform X1 codes for MNISGNSLVLTLRTRVTANESTLEELKKENAGQAAELSDLKNRVTTSESQVADLKNRVTTSESQVAELKNRVTTSESQVADLKNRVTTSESQVAELKNRVTTSESQVADLKNRLTTSESQVAELKNRVTTSESQVADLKNRVTTSESQVAELKNRVTTSESQVADLKNRVTTSESQVADLKNRVTTSESQVAELKNRLTTSESQVAELKNRLTTSESQVAELKNRVTTSESQVAELKKENAALEARLSVAESQVEELRLDRRQVAFSVGLTDSGYVGPFQTEITLVYEKIFTNIGNGYDTNSGMFSAPVRGVYYFTFTSMGREPGQKMGVYLVKNGEQMIYNVQDNFHGGYEYMTGAVALELEKDDLVYLRLPKGWGLYDDNYNHIVFTGILLFTTNPAMGRLH; via the exons ATGAACATTTCTGGAAATTCACTTGTGTTAACCTTGAGGACCAGAGTGACAGCCAATGAGAGCACGCTGGAGGAACTGAAGAAAGAGAATGCAG GCCAAGCAGCAGAACTGTCAGACTTGAAGAACAGAGTGACAACCAGTGAGAGCCAGGTGGCAGACTTGAAGAACAGAGTGACAACCAGTGAGAGCCAGGTGGCAGAGTTGAAGAACAGAGTGACAACCAGTGAGAGCCAGGTGGCAGACTTGAAGAACAGAGTGACAACCAGTGAGAGCCAGGTGGCAGAGTTGAAGAACAGAGTGACAACCAGTGAGAGCCAGGTGGCAGACTTGAAGAACAGATTGACAACCAGTGAGAGCCAGGTGGCAGAGTTGAAGAACAGAGTGACAACCAGTGAGAGCCAGGTGGCAGACTTGAAGAACAGAGTGACAACCAGTGAGAGCCAGGTGGCAGAGTTGAAGAACAGAGTGACAACCAGTGAGAGCCAGGTGGCAGACTTGAAGAACAGAGTGACAACCAGTGAGAGCCAGGTGGCAGACTTGAAGAACAGAGTGACAACCAGTGAGAGCCAGGTGGCAGAGTTGAAGAACAGATTGACAACCAGTGAGAGCCAGGTGGCAGAGTTGAAGAACAGATTGACAACCAGTGAGAGCCAGGTGGCAGAGTTGAAGAACAGAGTGACAACCAGTGAGAGCCAGGTGGCAGAGTTGAAGAAAGAGAATGCAG CCCTGGAGGCAAGATTGAGTGTCGCTGAGAGCCAGGTGGAGGAACTGAGGCTAG ACAGAAGACAGGTGGCCTTTTCTGTTGGTTTGACGGACTCAGGATATGTGGGACCCTTTCAAACTGAGATCACTCTGGTCTATGAAAAAATCTTCACCAACATTGGCAACGGTTACGACACCAACTCTG GTATGTTCTCAGCACCAGTGAGAGGAGTCTACTACTTCACATTCACCTCCATGGGCCGAGAGCCTGGACAGAAAATGGGTGTTTACTTGGTCAAAAATGGAGAGCAAATGATATACAACGTCCAGGACAACTTCCATGGTGGTTATGAGTACATGACAGGCGCCGTGGCTCTGGAGCTAGAGAAAGATGACCTGGTGTACTTAAGGCTTCCTAAGGGCTGGGGGCTGTATGATGACAACTACAACCACATTGTCTTTACTGGGATCCTGCTCTTCACCACCAACCCTGCTATGGGCCGACTCCACTAG